A part of Antennarius striatus isolate MH-2024 chromosome 21, ASM4005453v1, whole genome shotgun sequence genomic DNA contains:
- the egr2b gene encoding early growth response protein 2b isoform X1 — MTAKTLEKVPVNLGGFAPPAESGYSMEDITSLQTSVEIFPNSDLGAHYDPINAAADVLVGADMSAEKRPLDLPSYPSGFSQPPPHRNQTFTYMGKFSIDSQYPGNWAPEGVINIVSGIFNVQPPAPPPPPPPHHHSSSASSSPVSSVSPNHFSNHCTMAAQNLSELDPHHLYSPPPPYSSSGCVEGYQDPSAFLSTSTCPIAPYPPPSYSSPKQPGGSEAGGLFPIIPDYSGFFQPACQREMHPAGLQDRKPFGPCPLDTFRVPPPLTPLNTIRNFTLGGPNGGAEGGAQRLPSAYSPQNLPLRPILRPRKYPNRPSKTPIHERPYPCPAEGCDRRFSRSDELTRHIRIHTGHKPFQCRICMRNFSRSDHLTTHIRTHTGEKPFACDFCGRKFARSDERKRHTKIHLRQKERKASAASSSSSSSSSSCSSSGGGAAERPPGAAGRMCS; from the exons ATGACGGCCAAAACTTTGGAGAAGGTGCCGGTGAACCTGGGGGGGTTCGCGCCCCCCGCGGAGAGCGGGTACTCCATGGAGGACATCACCAGCCTGCAGACCTCCGTGGAGATCTTCCCCAACAGCGACCTGGGGGCGCATTACGACCCGATTAACGCGGCCGCAG ATGTTCTGGTTGGCGCAGACATGAGCGCGGAGAAGCGCCCCCTGGACCTGCCCTCCTACCCCAGCGGCTTCTCTCAGCCCCCGCCGCACCGCAACCAGACCTTCACCTACATGGGGAAGTTCTCCATTGACTCCCAGTATCCAGGTAACTGGGCCCCCGAGGGAGTGATCAACATCGTGTCGGGCATCTTCAACGTTCAGCCgccggctcctcctcctcctcctcctcctcatcatcactcctcttctgcttcctcctccccAGTTTCCTCCGTTTCTCCCAATCACTTCTCCAATCACTGCACCATGGCGGCTCAGAACCTGTCCGAACTGGACCCCCACCACCTGTACTCCCCCCCGCCTCCTTACTCCTCTTCTGGCTGCGTGGAGGGGTACCAGGACCCCTCTGCGTTCCTGTCCACCTCCACCTGCCCCATCGCCCCCTACCCGCCCCCCTCATACTCCTCTCCCAAGCAGCCGGGCGGCTCGGAGGCGGGGGGGCTCTTCCCCATCATCCCCGACTACTCGGGCTTCTTCCAGCCGGCCTGCCAGCGGGAGATGCACCCGGCGGGCCTCCAGGACCGGAAGCCGTTCGGTCCGTGTCCGCTGGACACGTTCCGGGTGCCCCCACCCCTGACCCCGCTGAACACTATCAGGAACTTTACGCTGGGGGGTCCGAACGGTGGCGCGGAAGGAGGGGCGCAGCGGCTGCCGTCAGCCTACAGCCCCCAGAACCTGCCCCTGAGGCCCATCCTGCGACCCCGAAAATACCCCAACAGACCCAGCAAGACGCCCATCCACGAGCGGCCCTACCCCTGCCCGGCGGAGGGCTGCGACCGGCGCTTCTCCCGGTCGGACGAACTGACCCGGCACATCCGGATCCACACCGGCCACAAGCCGTTCCAGTGCCGGATCTGCATGCGCAACTTCAGCCGCAGCGACCACCTGACGACCCACATCCGGACGCACACCGGGGAGAAGCCGTTCGCCTGCGACTTCTGCGGCCGCAAGTTCGCGAGGAGCGACGAGCGGAAGAGACACACGAAGATCCACCTGCGGCAGAAGGAGCGGAAGgcctccgccgcctcctcctcctcctcctcctcctcctcctcctgctcctcctctggcGGCGGGGCGGCGGAGCGGCCGCCGGGAGCAGCCGGCAGGATGTGTTCCTAG
- the egr2b gene encoding early growth response protein 2b isoform X2 — protein sequence MTAKTLEKVPVNLGGFAPPAESGYSMEDITSLQTSVEIFPNSDLGAHYDPINAAADVLVGADMSAEKRPLDLPSYPSGFSQPPPHRNQTFTYMGKFSIDSQYPVSSVSPNHFSNHCTMAAQNLSELDPHHLYSPPPPYSSSGCVEGYQDPSAFLSTSTCPIAPYPPPSYSSPKQPGGSEAGGLFPIIPDYSGFFQPACQREMHPAGLQDRKPFGPCPLDTFRVPPPLTPLNTIRNFTLGGPNGGAEGGAQRLPSAYSPQNLPLRPILRPRKYPNRPSKTPIHERPYPCPAEGCDRRFSRSDELTRHIRIHTGHKPFQCRICMRNFSRSDHLTTHIRTHTGEKPFACDFCGRKFARSDERKRHTKIHLRQKERKASAASSSSSSSSSSCSSSGGGAAERPPGAAGRMCS from the exons ATGACGGCCAAAACTTTGGAGAAGGTGCCGGTGAACCTGGGGGGGTTCGCGCCCCCCGCGGAGAGCGGGTACTCCATGGAGGACATCACCAGCCTGCAGACCTCCGTGGAGATCTTCCCCAACAGCGACCTGGGGGCGCATTACGACCCGATTAACGCGGCCGCAG ATGTTCTGGTTGGCGCAGACATGAGCGCGGAGAAGCGCCCCCTGGACCTGCCCTCCTACCCCAGCGGCTTCTCTCAGCCCCCGCCGCACCGCAACCAGACCTTCACCTACATGGGGAAGTTCTCCATTGACTCCCAGTATCCAG TTTCCTCCGTTTCTCCCAATCACTTCTCCAATCACTGCACCATGGCGGCTCAGAACCTGTCCGAACTGGACCCCCACCACCTGTACTCCCCCCCGCCTCCTTACTCCTCTTCTGGCTGCGTGGAGGGGTACCAGGACCCCTCTGCGTTCCTGTCCACCTCCACCTGCCCCATCGCCCCCTACCCGCCCCCCTCATACTCCTCTCCCAAGCAGCCGGGCGGCTCGGAGGCGGGGGGGCTCTTCCCCATCATCCCCGACTACTCGGGCTTCTTCCAGCCGGCCTGCCAGCGGGAGATGCACCCGGCGGGCCTCCAGGACCGGAAGCCGTTCGGTCCGTGTCCGCTGGACACGTTCCGGGTGCCCCCACCCCTGACCCCGCTGAACACTATCAGGAACTTTACGCTGGGGGGTCCGAACGGTGGCGCGGAAGGAGGGGCGCAGCGGCTGCCGTCAGCCTACAGCCCCCAGAACCTGCCCCTGAGGCCCATCCTGCGACCCCGAAAATACCCCAACAGACCCAGCAAGACGCCCATCCACGAGCGGCCCTACCCCTGCCCGGCGGAGGGCTGCGACCGGCGCTTCTCCCGGTCGGACGAACTGACCCGGCACATCCGGATCCACACCGGCCACAAGCCGTTCCAGTGCCGGATCTGCATGCGCAACTTCAGCCGCAGCGACCACCTGACGACCCACATCCGGACGCACACCGGGGAGAAGCCGTTCGCCTGCGACTTCTGCGGCCGCAAGTTCGCGAGGAGCGACGAGCGGAAGAGACACACGAAGATCCACCTGCGGCAGAAGGAGCGGAAGgcctccgccgcctcctcctcctcctcctcctcctcctcctcctgctcctcctctggcGGCGGGGCGGCGGAGCGGCCGCCGGGAGCAGCCGGCAGGATGTGTTCCTAG